In the genome of Bremerella sp. JC817, one region contains:
- a CDS encoding TadE family protein: MWRTRPQSRRVSRFLHDKKGKRTGATIVETALVMPVFFMFVFAIIEFGHATMINNVLKNACRTAARWGSATGATTAQVEQYARDRMGGAVNPAMVNIQIKDASMFDTGGDAPKTNADFQAMPDIELKNAEPRQMFMVRASIPYGEVSLIPQPWLGGVTLSGQTFTRHE; this comes from the coding sequence ATGTGGCGAACGCGTCCGCAATCACGTCGAGTATCCCGTTTCTTGCATGACAAAAAGGGCAAGCGAACCGGCGCTACGATTGTGGAAACTGCACTCGTGATGCCGGTTTTTTTCATGTTTGTGTTCGCGATTATCGAGTTTGGCCATGCCACGATGATCAACAACGTGCTGAAGAATGCCTGCCGTACGGCTGCTCGCTGGGGTTCCGCGACCGGAGCGACAACCGCTCAGGTCGAACAATATGCCCGCGACCGCATGGGCGGTGCCGTCAATCCTGCGATGGTCAACATCCAGATTAAAGACGCGAGCATGTTCGACACCGGCGGAGATGCTCCGAAAACAAACGCAGATTTCCAGGCAATGCCTGACATCGAACTCAAGAACGCCGAGCCGAGGCAGATGTTCATGGTCCGCGCGTCGATCCCTTACGGCGAGGTTTCGCTGATTCCTCAACCCTGGCTGGGCGGTGTCACGCTCAGCGGCCAGACCTTTACTCGTCACGAATAA
- a CDS encoding TadE family protein — translation MNLFTRRRALNNRRATATVEFAVIAPVFLMLILGMLEASRLFDTYSQLAQAARDGARLGAMDRADWVASGLRSNDKIIADIRSSLEAAGYDPDKLEISIEPANKPGESFDLDDPNNDLDLFQVRIALPFSEVAAMPVPDGVDYDLSTAVIFRNTRSTIVQ, via the coding sequence ATGAACCTATTCACGCGAAGACGAGCACTCAACAATCGACGGGCCACGGCAACGGTCGAATTTGCCGTGATCGCTCCGGTATTTTTAATGCTCATTCTGGGAATGTTGGAAGCCAGCCGGCTGTTCGATACTTATTCGCAACTGGCCCAGGCTGCTCGCGACGGGGCTCGACTTGGTGCCATGGATCGCGCCGATTGGGTTGCCAGCGGACTACGCTCGAACGACAAGATCATCGCCGACATTCGAAGCAGTCTTGAAGCTGCCGGGTACGACCCCGACAAGCTCGAGATCTCGATCGAACCGGCGAACAAGCCAGGCGAATCCTTCGATCTGGATGATCCCAATAACGATCTCGACTTATTCCAGGTACGCATTGCACTTCCATTTTCTGAGGTAGCCGCAATGCCTGTACCTGACGGAGTAGATTACGACCTGTCTACGGCCGTAATCTTCCGCAACACGCGGTCGACGATTGTTCAATAG
- a CDS encoding vWA domain-containing protein: MASKRHFRLKSAQPRRGVFIVLAAFVMIVLFAFLSLGIDSGLIAMEQTRLQNAVDAAALAASQEITSAVQDAPQGGDPNSISLEYAREMAVDVAERNGVYIDPSRDVIFGKRTYNEGTGKWDINWNEGPYNVVKVVAHRDQPDMSARDSSLALAFGWAVGKPTIDLKAEAIAFVEARDMVVVLDFSGSMNDDSRYSSIGRLGQDSIENNMVDIFNSMNPNVGSLTFEQDYLTIVGAPPTNGGAPQNTVTFKDREVFVKSTKTLKRVMLYFDNGRTQTFSASGTSGTFKGTGSYNGRQIDRVYVRAGNATGNGEEFRDTNSAVKDAFGLSNLKYPYSRGSWDEFINYCRDNVSSSSGNRQKYGKLNFVDYLLTNRYHNYETQDLWKSPHYPFHAIKNGFSLFLDFLEDLDFGDEVGIVSYDESSRVEHTLSDGDTYASLNGNWISDEYDTLDTIQRHKQAGHYGSYTAMGYGVKEANQLLLDHSRHGARPTMVVMTDGNANQYPYGWSLPGDWNWNEITDYDGDGRADYTTGDRSKQYALYEAVEAHKRGVTVHTMSVGASADRQLMTAIAGACGGIHIAVPGGSTIAELEAQMLEAFQQIAAKVPPPQLVYDLTQAQE, translated from the coding sequence ATGGCCAGTAAACGACACTTCCGGCTGAAGTCAGCACAACCGCGGCGTGGTGTGTTCATCGTCCTCGCGGCCTTCGTGATGATCGTTCTGTTCGCGTTCCTTTCACTCGGGATCGACTCTGGGTTGATCGCGATGGAACAGACCCGTCTGCAGAACGCAGTCGACGCGGCGGCACTGGCGGCTTCGCAGGAGATTACTTCCGCAGTCCAGGACGCTCCTCAGGGAGGCGATCCTAATTCCATCTCGCTTGAATATGCTCGCGAGATGGCAGTCGACGTGGCGGAACGCAATGGCGTTTACATTGACCCTTCCCGCGACGTGATCTTCGGCAAACGAACTTACAACGAAGGCACCGGCAAGTGGGACATCAACTGGAACGAAGGTCCGTACAACGTCGTGAAAGTGGTCGCTCACCGCGATCAGCCCGACATGTCGGCCCGTGATAGTTCGCTGGCCCTCGCCTTTGGCTGGGCCGTCGGTAAGCCGACGATCGATTTGAAAGCGGAAGCAATCGCCTTCGTCGAAGCACGCGACATGGTCGTGGTGCTCGACTTCTCGGGCTCCATGAACGACGACAGCCGCTACTCCTCGATCGGTCGCCTTGGCCAGGACAGCATCGAGAATAACATGGTCGACATCTTCAACTCGATGAACCCAAATGTTGGTAGCCTGACCTTCGAGCAGGACTACCTGACCATCGTGGGTGCTCCACCGACCAACGGCGGCGCACCACAAAACACCGTGACCTTCAAAGATCGCGAAGTCTTTGTCAAATCGACCAAGACCCTCAAGCGAGTGATGCTGTACTTCGACAACGGCCGTACCCAGACCTTCAGCGCCAGTGGCACCAGCGGAACCTTCAAGGGAACCGGCAGCTATAACGGTCGCCAGATCGATCGGGTTTATGTCCGGGCCGGCAATGCGACAGGCAACGGCGAAGAATTCCGCGACACCAACAGCGCGGTTAAAGATGCCTTCGGTCTCTCGAACTTGAAATACCCATACTCGCGTGGTAGCTGGGACGAGTTCATCAACTATTGCCGCGATAACGTTTCCAGCAGCAGCGGAAACCGGCAGAAGTATGGCAAGCTGAACTTTGTCGACTACCTGCTGACCAACCGTTATCACAACTACGAAACGCAGGACTTGTGGAAGTCGCCGCACTACCCGTTCCACGCGATCAAGAACGGTTTCTCATTGTTCCTCGACTTCCTGGAAGATCTCGACTTTGGTGATGAAGTCGGTATCGTTTCTTACGACGAGTCGTCGCGAGTGGAACATACACTGAGCGATGGCGACACCTACGCCAGCTTGAATGGCAACTGGATTTCAGACGAGTACGACACGCTCGATACCATCCAGCGACACAAGCAAGCCGGTCATTATGGTAGCTACACGGCCATGGGTTACGGCGTGAAGGAAGCGAACCAGCTTCTGCTCGATCACTCGCGTCACGGGGCTCGCCCAACGATGGTGGTAATGACCGACGGTAATGCCAACCAATACCCCTATGGATGGAGCCTGCCCGGGGACTGGAACTGGAACGAAATCACCGACTACGACGGCGACGGTCGGGCCGACTACACCACCGGCGACCGCTCGAAGCAGTATGCCTTGTATGAAGCGGTCGAAGCCCACAAACGGGGCGTGACCGTGCATACGATGAGCGTGGGTGCTTCCGCAGACCGACAGTTGATGACCGCCATCGCAGGGGCGTGCGGCGGAATTCACATCGCTGTGCCGGGTGGTTCCACCATTGCTGAACTGGAAGCCCAGATGCTGGAAGCCTTCCAGCAGATCGCGGCCAAGGTTCCACCACCGCAATTGGTCTACGACCTGACCCAGGCCCAGGAATAA
- a CDS encoding endonuclease/exonuclease/phosphatase family protein, translating to MRALILSSLAFLVGLFAATGCNVEQMLEQLPQTPAGGTTVAAQPGESIRIASFNIQVFGQSKMDKPEVMQVLTQVVKSFDVVAVQELRSKEQDVIPRWLEMINADGSHWASLVGPRIGRTVSKEQYVFLYNTAKIEFVEKSDFTLNDPLDLLHREPYVASFRARVPEGVQPFSFTLINIHTDPDETDQELDALAEVYEVVRQANPNEDDVILLGDLNVDYTKLGMLGKIPGIFATVQGTPTNTLQTKSYDNIVFDRRLTTEFTGDVGVLDLMTAFKLTQEQASDVSDHLPIWATFTAAETGSGSVASAAAGTTR from the coding sequence GTGCGTGCTCTTATTCTTTCGTCGCTGGCGTTTCTCGTAGGTCTGTTTGCGGCTACTGGCTGCAATGTCGAGCAGATGCTGGAGCAATTGCCCCAGACGCCTGCCGGTGGGACCACCGTGGCCGCGCAGCCGGGCGAGTCGATTCGGATTGCCAGCTTCAATATCCAGGTCTTCGGACAATCGAAGATGGATAAGCCCGAGGTGATGCAAGTCTTGACCCAGGTGGTCAAGTCGTTTGACGTCGTCGCGGTGCAAGAGCTACGCAGCAAAGAACAAGACGTCATTCCACGTTGGCTGGAAATGATCAACGCCGATGGTTCGCACTGGGCCTCGCTGGTCGGGCCTCGTATCGGTCGAACGGTGAGCAAAGAGCAGTACGTATTCTTGTACAACACAGCCAAGATCGAGTTCGTCGAGAAGAGCGATTTCACGCTCAACGATCCGCTCGACCTGTTGCACCGCGAACCATATGTCGCTTCGTTCCGTGCCCGCGTCCCTGAAGGCGTGCAGCCATTCAGCTTCACGTTGATCAACATCCACACCGACCCGGACGAAACCGACCAGGAACTGGACGCGTTGGCCGAAGTGTATGAAGTGGTCCGCCAGGCGAACCCGAACGAAGACGACGTGATCTTGCTGGGTGACTTGAATGTCGACTACACCAAGCTCGGAATGCTCGGCAAGATTCCAGGCATCTTTGCTACGGTCCAAGGCACGCCTACGAACACGCTGCAAACCAAGAGCTACGATAACATTGTCTTCGATCGGCGATTGACGACCGAATTCACCGGCGACGTGGGCGTGCTCGACTTGATGACCGCCTTCAAGCTGACCCAGGAACAAGCCAGCGACGTTTCTGATCACTTGCCGATCTGGGCTACCTTCACCGCGGCCGAAACAGGCTCGGGTTCGGTCGCTTCCGCCGCAGCCGGCACCACGCGTTAA
- a CDS encoding HEAT repeat domain-containing protein: MEPSIAIQALGSSNVDERRQAAEACAKNTDLAQAAVIPLCRCCADEDEQVSEWANGALEELGPPAKEELPALIDLLTAAAPTAYWAATLVGRLEEAGSPALPQLAAAINQPETPPEVRDRAIWAIGKIGSGDASVREALQKAAASDNPRTARLAASALEKL, from the coding sequence ATGGAGCCATCGATCGCAATCCAAGCTTTGGGAAGCAGTAACGTCGACGAGAGGCGGCAAGCCGCGGAGGCTTGTGCTAAAAATACCGACTTGGCCCAGGCCGCTGTGATTCCACTTTGTCGATGCTGTGCCGACGAAGACGAACAAGTCAGCGAATGGGCGAACGGTGCCCTCGAAGAGTTGGGACCGCCTGCCAAAGAAGAGCTGCCCGCGTTGATCGATCTCTTAACTGCCGCAGCGCCAACGGCTTATTGGGCGGCGACGCTGGTGGGCCGACTCGAAGAAGCAGGCTCTCCTGCCCTGCCCCAGTTAGCGGCTGCGATCAATCAACCGGAAACCCCGCCTGAAGTCCGCGATCGAGCGATCTGGGCGATCGGCAAGATCGGTTCGGGCGACGCGTCGGTGCGTGAAGCCTTGCAAAAGGCAGCGGCCAGCGACAACCCTCGCACGGCCCGGCTTGCTGCCAGTGCGCTTGAAAAGCTGTAA